A genomic region of Bacteroidota bacterium contains the following coding sequences:
- the dnaB gene encoding replicative DNA helicase codes for MENKIEAVKDQISKVRRNAPKLYPQISELGKIPPQAINVEEAVLGALMLERDALMEVLDILTPKIFYKEEHKIIYEAIVNLSVKSNPIDILTVTAELRKEAKLEEVGGAYYISDLTNRVGSSANIEYHARILVEKFILRELIRISSKIQEDAFNETTDVFDLLDSAEQNLFNIAQGNLKGDYETMSDLIVKSIQSIEEIKNTRDERGGVTGVPSGYNDLDRITSGWQKSDLIIIASRPGMGKTSLALSMARNAAVDFDMPIAVFSLEMSSLQLVQRLISAEAELDAMKLRNGDLEEHEWQQLNTKINRLSDSKIFIDDTPGINVFELRAKCRRLHSQEGIKMVLIDYLQLMNAQTDNRRNFNRENEISTISRALKGLAKELDIPVIALSQLSREVEKRTSSKRPILSDLRESGSIEQDADQVMFIYRPEYYGLTENEDGDPTTGLAELIIAKNRHGSVSTVKLKFISTFARFSNLDDYTITPTHDGMVIKNSKINDDSDSDENIENTNDDGIAPF; via the coding sequence ATGGAAAATAAAATAGAAGCTGTTAAAGATCAAATTTCGAAAGTAAGAAGAAACGCACCAAAATTGTATCCGCAAATTTCAGAATTAGGAAAAATTCCTCCACAAGCAATCAATGTTGAAGAAGCAGTGTTAGGTGCTTTGATGTTAGAGCGTGATGCACTAATGGAAGTGTTGGATATTTTAACACCAAAAATATTTTACAAAGAGGAGCATAAAATTATTTATGAAGCAATTGTTAACCTTTCCGTAAAATCCAATCCAATTGATATCCTTACAGTTACTGCTGAGTTAAGAAAAGAGGCAAAACTTGAAGAAGTAGGAGGGGCATATTACATTAGTGATCTTACTAATCGTGTTGGTTCTTCTGCCAATATTGAATACCATGCACGAATATTAGTTGAGAAGTTTATTTTGCGTGAATTAATTAGGATTTCCAGCAAAATTCAAGAAGATGCATTTAATGAAACCACAGATGTTTTTGACCTTTTAGATTCTGCAGAACAGAATTTGTTTAACATTGCTCAGGGTAACCTAAAAGGTGATTACGAAACAATGAGTGATTTAATTGTAAAATCAATACAGTCGATTGAAGAAATTAAAAATACTCGGGATGAAAGAGGTGGAGTAACCGGTGTTCCATCCGGCTATAATGATCTTGACAGGATAACTTCCGGCTGGCAAAAGTCTGACCTTATTATTATTGCTTCTCGTCCGGGAATGGGAAAAACTTCATTAGCATTGTCAATGGCACGAAATGCTGCTGTAGATTTTGATATGCCAATAGCAGTATTTTCACTCGAAATGTCCTCACTTCAGCTTGTTCAAAGATTGATTTCTGCTGAAGCTGAATTAGATGCGATGAAATTAAGAAATGGTGACCTTGAAGAACATGAATGGCAACAGCTAAATACAAAAATAAATAGATTAAGCGATTCTAAAATATTTATTGATGATACTCCGGGAATAAATGTTTTTGAATTAAGAGCAAAATGCAGAAGATTGCATTCTCAAGAAGGAATTAAAATGGTTCTTATTGACTATCTTCAACTAATGAATGCTCAAACCGACAATAGAAGAAACTTCAACAGAGAAAATGAAATTAGTACAATATCAAGAGCATTAAAAGGATTAGCAAAAGAATTAGACATTCCGGTAATTGCCCTTTCTCAATTAAGTCGTGAGGTTGAAAAACGAACATCATCAAAAAGACCTATACTATCCGACCTTAGAGAATCCGGATCAATTGAACAAGATGCTGACCAAGTAATGTTTATTTATCGTCCTGAATATTATGGCTTAACAGAGAATGAAGATGGTGATCCAACCACAGGACTTGCTGAATTAATTATTGCGAAAAACAGGCATGGTTCGGTATCAACTGTAAAATTGAAATTTATTAGTACTTTTGCTAGATTTTCAAATCTTGATGATTATACTATTACTCCAACTCATGATGGTATGGTAATTAAAAACTCTAAAATTAATGATGATTCAGATTCTGATGAAAACATTGAAAATACTAATGATGATGGAATTGCACCTTTTTAA
- the dapA gene encoding 4-hydroxy-tetrahydrodipicolinate synthase: protein MKFKGLGVAVITPFNKKLELDRNALKKIIENLVSNGADFLVMLGTTAESVTLSKEEKLEVIQIAKEINKGKLPIVVGIGGNNTRQIVTEIEKFNFTGIDGILSVSPYYNKPNQNGIYEHYKSIAKKCPVPVILYNVPGRTGSNITAQTTLKLAKDFENIVAIKEASGDFSQIMEIIDKKSDDFTVISGDDAITLPLFSIGVEGVISVIGNAFPKEFSSMINAFNNNDNTVAKKNHYNLIEFIKLIFAEGNPSGIKSLLSLKEYCEKHVRQPLYPLSEKITLKLKELIEISKAQ, encoded by the coding sequence ATGAAATTTAAAGGATTAGGAGTAGCCGTTATAACCCCATTCAACAAAAAGCTTGAACTTGATAGAAATGCACTTAAAAAAATTATTGAAAATTTAGTATCAAATGGTGCTGATTTCCTTGTAATGCTTGGTACTACTGCCGAATCTGTTACTTTATCGAAAGAAGAAAAATTAGAAGTCATTCAAATTGCAAAAGAAATTAATAAAGGCAAACTTCCTATTGTAGTTGGCATTGGAGGAAATAATACCCGGCAGATAGTTACAGAAATAGAAAAATTTAATTTTACAGGAATTGACGGAATTTTATCTGTTTCACCTTACTATAATAAGCCAAATCAAAATGGTATTTATGAACATTATAAATCAATTGCCAAAAAATGCCCTGTTCCTGTTATACTTTATAATGTCCCCGGCAGAACCGGCTCAAATATTACGGCTCAAACTACATTAAAATTAGCAAAGGATTTTGAAAATATTGTTGCTATAAAAGAAGCATCAGGAGATTTTTCTCAAATAATGGAAATTATTGACAAAAAAAGTGATGATTTTACAGTTATATCAGGAGATGATGCTATAACACTACCGTTGTTTTCCATTGGTGTTGAAGGTGTTATATCAGTAATTGGGAATGCTTTCCCAAAAGAATTTTCGTCAATGATAAATGCTTTTAACAATAATGATAATACAGTTGCAAAAAAAAATCACTACAATTTAATTGAATTCATAAAGCTAATTTTTGCTGAAGGAAATCCGTCAGGTATAAAATCACTTTTAAGCCTTAAAGAATATTGTGAAAAGCATGTAAGACAACCGCTTTATCCATTATCTGAAAAAATAACTTTGAAATTAAAAGAACTTATAGAAATTTCAAAGGCTCAATAA
- a CDS encoding MerR family transcriptional regulator yields the protein MKNQHPEKLYYSIGEVAKILNESTSLIRYWEKEFSSHVKPKKNPNGKRMFTSSDIETLKQIHYLTKKKGYTLTGAEKMMNSQKKDIKKNIFLKDTLENAKSFLIDLKKELKSEANG from the coding sequence ATGAAAAATCAACATCCCGAAAAACTATATTATTCAATAGGTGAAGTAGCTAAAATTCTTAATGAAAGCACCTCTTTAATAAGATATTGGGAAAAAGAATTTTCTTCACATGTGAAGCCAAAAAAAAACCCCAACGGAAAAAGGATGTTTACTTCGTCTGATATTGAAACACTTAAACAGATTCATTACCTTACAAAGAAAAAAGGATACACTCTTACAGGAGCCGAAAAAATGATGAACTCACAAAAAAAAGATATTAAAAAAAATATATTTCTAAAAGATACTTTGGAAAATGCAAAATCTTTTTTGATAGATTTAAAAAAGGAATTGAAAAGCGAAGCAAATGGGTAG
- a CDS encoding M23 family metallopeptidase yields the protein MIKIKYKLNKENLKYEKFTRTRFEWLIRSLGIFSILIISSFLLYIIVSNFFDTPKEKQLKREISNYELHFQLLNAKFQNLEKVVDNLEYRDENIYRIIFEAEPIPSGIRNAGYGGVEKYKNLEGYNNSRLIIKTTKKIDKLSKKLYILSKSFDDISKLATNKEEMLASIPAIQPISNKNLTRISSGFGWRIHPIYKVPKFHDGQDFTAPRGTDIYATGNGTIVEVHYSRRGYGNKIIIDHGFGYKTLYAHLSKFYVKKGQKIKRGEAIGTVGNTGLSTAPHLHYEVIRKGQHVNPINYFHNDLSPEDYEKVIILAEQANQSLD from the coding sequence TATAAACTTAACAAAGAAAATCTAAAATATGAGAAATTTACACGTACCAGATTTGAATGGTTAATACGTTCTCTTGGTATATTTTCAATATTAATTATTTCTTCATTTCTTTTATATATAATTGTTTCAAACTTTTTTGATACTCCAAAAGAGAAACAACTTAAACGAGAAATTAGTAATTATGAATTACATTTCCAATTATTAAATGCAAAATTTCAAAACCTTGAAAAAGTTGTTGACAACCTTGAATACAGGGATGAAAATATTTACAGAATAATTTTTGAAGCTGAGCCAATACCTTCAGGTATTAGAAATGCAGGTTATGGCGGTGTTGAAAAATATAAAAATTTGGAAGGTTATAATAATTCCAGATTAATAATTAAAACAACAAAAAAAATCGACAAACTATCAAAAAAATTATATATTCTCAGCAAATCATTTGATGATATTTCTAAATTAGCAACAAACAAAGAGGAAATGTTAGCATCAATTCCTGCTATTCAACCAATTTCAAATAAAAACCTTACAAGAATTTCATCAGGCTTTGGTTGGAGAATACATCCTATATACAAAGTTCCTAAATTTCATGATGGACAGGATTTTACTGCACCACGAGGAACGGATATTTATGCTACAGGAAATGGAACTATTGTAGAAGTTCATTATTCTCGCAGAGGATATGGTAATAAAATCATTATTGACCATGGTTTTGGATACAAAACTTTATATGCTCATTTATCAAAATTTTATGTCAAAAAAGGACAAAAAATAAAAAGAGGTGAAGCTATTGGAACAGTTGGTAACACAGGTTTATCCACCGCACCTCATCTTCATTATGAAGTTATTAGAAAAGGACAACATGTAAATCCTATAAATTATTTTCATAATGATCTTTCTCCAGAAGACTATGAAAAAGTAATTATTTTAGCTGAACAAGCAAATCAATCTCTTGACTAA